In Mauremys reevesii isolate NIE-2019 linkage group 14, ASM1616193v1, whole genome shotgun sequence, a single window of DNA contains:
- the LOC120381387 gene encoding zinc finger protein 2-like, producing the protein MGPANFRGFPGDENNPGANLANIGRIHTGDWPHECCECGKTFSRRSALSKHQRIHTGDRPYECRECGKTFNSRSHLSVHQRIHTGERPYECNECGKSFNHRSALSKHQRIHTGERPYECTECGKSFTQRSVLSRHQSVHTGDRPYECRECGKSFSQRSHIIAHQRIHTGDRPYECRECGKTFNRRSDLSKHQRIH; encoded by the exons ATGGGGCCCGCAA ACTTTCGGGGTTTCCCAGGGGATGAGAATAACCCTGGAGCAAATTTGGCAAACATTGGG agaatccacacaggtgactGGCCccatgaatgctgtgagtgtgggaaaaccttcagtcgtagatcagccctttctaaacatcagagaatccacacaggggacaggccctacgaatgccgtgagtgtgggaaaaccttcaatagCAGATCAcacctttctgttcatcagagaatccacacaggggagaggccctacgaatgcaatgagtgtgggaaaagcttcaatcacagatcagccctttctaaacatcagagaatccacacgggggaaaggccctatgaatgcactgagtgtgggaaaagcttcactcaaagatcagtcctttctagacatcagagcgtccacacaggggacaggccctatgaatgccgtgagtgtgggaaaagctttagtcagcgctcacacattatcgcacatcagagaatccacacaggggacaggccctacgaatgccgtgagtgtgggaaaaccttcaatcgcagatcagaCCTTTcgaaacatcagagaatccac